One window of Polyangiaceae bacterium genomic DNA carries:
- a CDS encoding DNA methyltransferase → MAAKKSPRTAKRSGASSHVRGLSGAARRIAETTGKAPPPRPRAPKQRRALTNVGGEAEISGDAELAKVLGRALKVKADEERTRRDVHGFHTYPARMHPDTAFRLVEALAPAAGRVLDPFCGSGTVLAEARRAGCHAFGVDANPLAVELSWLKTRGLAPRERNELIDAAVAVRDHADTRRKKKQGATQRFPDADVQLFEPHVLLELDGLRDGIRQLPEGDMRRLLWLVLSSLIGKVSRRAADTNADELPRRIGAGYTAKLFQRRTEELVKRMVAYGSTVPPRAPVAKVMVGDARDLSHVRDGGMDLIVSSPPYAGVYDYFDHHAARLRWLGLEARSFQARELGSRRKLSAEPFAKALGRYQQDLGAALGEMARVLCVGGHLALQVADSTLAQRAVHADRLVEQLAQDVGLTVAARAAQRRPHFHGASQRAFAGRPRAEHLLLLVRS, encoded by the coding sequence ATGGCGGCAAAGAAGAGCCCGCGCACGGCCAAACGCTCTGGGGCGAGCTCGCACGTGCGTGGACTCAGCGGCGCCGCACGTCGCATCGCCGAAACCACCGGCAAGGCTCCACCGCCTCGACCCCGCGCACCAAAGCAGCGGCGCGCGCTGACGAACGTCGGTGGTGAAGCGGAGATCAGCGGCGATGCCGAGCTCGCGAAGGTGCTCGGGCGTGCGCTGAAGGTCAAAGCCGACGAAGAACGCACACGGCGAGACGTGCACGGTTTCCACACCTATCCGGCCCGCATGCACCCCGACACGGCCTTCCGTTTGGTGGAGGCACTGGCGCCTGCTGCCGGGCGCGTGCTGGATCCCTTCTGCGGTAGTGGCACCGTGCTGGCCGAAGCTCGTCGCGCAGGGTGTCACGCCTTTGGTGTCGACGCGAATCCGCTGGCCGTGGAACTGAGCTGGCTCAAGACGCGGGGCCTCGCTCCGCGGGAGCGCAACGAGTTGATCGACGCCGCCGTGGCGGTGCGAGATCACGCGGACACCCGTCGCAAGAAGAAGCAGGGTGCGACGCAGCGCTTCCCGGACGCAGACGTGCAGCTCTTCGAGCCTCACGTGCTGCTCGAGCTCGACGGGTTGCGCGATGGCATTCGTCAGCTTCCCGAAGGCGACATGCGTCGGCTGCTATGGCTGGTGCTGTCGTCTTTGATTGGCAAGGTGAGCCGACGCGCGGCGGACACCAATGCGGACGAGCTGCCGCGCCGAATCGGGGCCGGATACACCGCCAAACTCTTTCAGCGACGCACCGAGGAACTCGTGAAGCGCATGGTGGCCTACGGCAGCACCGTGCCGCCGAGGGCGCCGGTCGCCAAGGTCATGGTGGGCGACGCGCGAGATCTTTCCCACGTTCGGGACGGGGGAATGGATCTGATCGTGAGCTCTCCGCCCTACGCTGGCGTGTACGACTACTTCGACCATCACGCAGCGCGGCTGCGCTGGCTCGGCCTGGAAGCGCGGAGCTTTCAAGCACGGGAGCTGGGCTCGCGTCGCAAGCTGTCGGCCGAGCCCTTCGCCAAGGCCTTGGGTCGCTATCAGCAGGATCTGGGCGCGGCCCTAGGCGAGATGGCGCGCGTGCTCTGCGTCGGTGGGCACCTGGCGCTGCAAGTTGCGGATAGCACTTTGGCGCAACGCGCTGTGCACGCGGACCGACTCGTGGAGCAGTTGGCCCAGGACGTCGGACTCACCGTGGCAGCACGGGCCGCGCAGCGGCGACCGCATTTTCACGGGGCCAGTCAGCGCGCATTTGCTGGCCGGCCCCGGGCGGAGCATCTGCTACTGCTGGTGCGAAGCTGA
- a CDS encoding DUF4846 domain-containing protein: protein MTRNLAFALLGLVLFGAACERKDAPAVGAEPRVTTRGSVTGGGAHAPATAPRVAHGSGAATPRTTTARSSPPLNQAQLRARYAWLDGAKGVPDAADTLERRFGAPNGFTRVTVAKGSFGEFLRTLPLAAEGTPVNSYAGARILEAGDSRYAAVVALDVGAADLQQCADAAMRLHAEWRWSMGARDMSYRAAAGMPIEYARYRRGERLVPQGTSLSWAPAGRASDSYATFRRYLDAVFAWANTVSLEKQAQAVSYEELRAGDFFILPGNPGHTVLILDVVSDGTHKRALLGQSYMPAQNFHVLRPRAGEVWFELDATRAVKTPFWAPFPWSSLRRL from the coding sequence ATGACGCGCAACCTGGCGTTCGCGCTGCTGGGCTTGGTGCTGTTCGGCGCGGCCTGCGAACGCAAGGACGCTCCGGCCGTCGGCGCTGAGCCAAGGGTCACGACGCGCGGCAGCGTGACTGGCGGCGGCGCGCACGCACCCGCGACCGCGCCACGAGTCGCGCACGGAAGTGGCGCGGCCACACCACGAACCACGACGGCGCGATCCAGCCCCCCGCTGAACCAAGCGCAGCTGCGCGCTCGCTACGCTTGGCTCGACGGAGCCAAAGGCGTTCCAGACGCGGCCGACACTTTGGAGCGGCGTTTTGGTGCGCCAAACGGCTTCACTCGCGTGACGGTGGCCAAGGGCAGCTTCGGCGAGTTCCTGCGCACCTTGCCGCTGGCGGCGGAGGGCACGCCGGTGAACAGCTACGCCGGCGCGCGCATATTGGAGGCGGGTGATTCGCGCTACGCGGCCGTGGTGGCTCTCGACGTGGGCGCGGCAGATTTGCAGCAGTGTGCGGATGCGGCGATGCGCCTGCACGCCGAGTGGCGTTGGTCCATGGGCGCGCGGGACATGAGCTATCGCGCAGCGGCGGGCATGCCCATCGAGTACGCGCGCTATCGGCGGGGAGAGCGACTCGTGCCTCAGGGAACGTCACTGTCTTGGGCGCCGGCGGGTCGGGCCTCGGACAGCTACGCGACCTTTCGACGCTACCTCGACGCAGTGTTCGCTTGGGCCAACACCGTGAGCCTGGAGAAACAAGCGCAGGCGGTGAGCTACGAAGAGCTACGGGCCGGCGACTTCTTCATCCTGCCGGGCAACCCGGGACACACCGTGCTGATCTTGGATGTCGTCAGCGATGGCACCCACAAGCGCGCGCTTTTGGGACAGAGCTACATGCCTGCCCAGAACTTTCACGTGCTCAGGCCGCGCGCGGGTGAAGTGTGGTTCGAGCTCGACGCCACGCGCGCAGTCAAAACGCCGTTCTGGGCGCCCTTTCCCTGGAGCAGCCTGCGGCGATTGTAA
- a CDS encoding Glu/Leu/Phe/Val dehydrogenase dimerization domain-containing protein — translation MAMSATEQTNHFLQQAFDLLKLSPRYKTLLLTPSRELRVEIAIEMDDGEVGNFIGYRIQHDNSRGPYKGGLRYHPDVDLDEVRSLASLMTWKTAVVNVPFGGAKGGIQVDPRKLSKRELERLTRRFVDQIGELVGPNEDIPAPDMNTNAGVMAWIFDQYSKRYGYSPGVVTGKPVELHGSFGREAATGRGCLFAIREVLATEGKKLAGTRMVVQGFGNVGSWFAALAHEQGARIVAASDVKGGIFNGDGLDIPALVAHVKATGSVIDFPGAKPVSNEDILIADCDVLVPAALGHVITGQNAREVKAKYVLEAANGPTTAEADEILEKKNIVCIPDIYANAGGVTVSYFEWTQNTQKFRWTEEQVNTQLEEHMVNSYKALHKTMQEHGCSMRKAAFVLAIQRVKEATDLRGLG, via the coding sequence ATGGCAATGAGCGCGACGGAGCAGACCAACCACTTTCTTCAGCAGGCCTTCGACTTGTTGAAGCTGTCGCCCCGGTACAAGACGTTGCTGCTGACGCCTTCGCGCGAGCTGCGCGTGGAGATCGCGATCGAGATGGACGACGGTGAGGTCGGCAACTTCATCGGCTATCGCATCCAGCACGACAACTCGCGTGGCCCCTACAAGGGCGGCTTGCGCTACCACCCCGACGTGGACTTGGACGAGGTGCGATCCCTCGCCAGTTTGATGACGTGGAAGACGGCCGTGGTGAACGTGCCCTTTGGCGGAGCCAAGGGAGGCATTCAGGTCGACCCGCGCAAGCTGAGCAAGCGCGAGCTGGAGCGCTTGACCCGGCGCTTCGTCGATCAGATCGGCGAGCTGGTCGGTCCCAACGAAGACATCCCAGCGCCCGACATGAACACCAACGCCGGCGTGATGGCCTGGATCTTCGACCAGTACAGCAAACGCTACGGCTACTCGCCCGGTGTCGTGACCGGCAAGCCCGTCGAGTTGCACGGCAGCTTTGGACGTGAAGCCGCCACGGGACGGGGTTGCTTGTTCGCCATTCGCGAAGTGCTGGCGACGGAGGGCAAGAAGCTCGCGGGCACGCGCATGGTGGTGCAAGGCTTCGGCAACGTAGGCAGCTGGTTCGCAGCTTTGGCCCACGAGCAGGGTGCCCGCATCGTGGCTGCCAGCGACGTCAAAGGCGGGATCTTCAACGGAGACGGTCTGGACATCCCCGCCCTGGTCGCCCACGTGAAAGCAACGGGTAGCGTGATCGACTTCCCGGGCGCCAAGCCCGTGTCGAACGAAGACATCCTGATCGCCGACTGTGACGTGTTGGTCCCGGCTGCCCTGGGTCACGTCATCACCGGGCAGAACGCTCGGGAAGTGAAGGCCAAGTACGTGCTCGAAGCCGCCAACGGTCCGACGACGGCTGAGGCCGACGAGATCCTCGAGAAGAAGAACATCGTCTGCATTCCCGACATCTACGCCAATGCCGGCGGCGTCACCGTGTCGTACTTCGAGTGGACGCAGAACACGCAGAAGTTCCGCTGGACCGAGGAACAGGTGAACACTCAGCTGGAAGAGCACATGGTCAACTCGTACAAGGCTCTGCACAAGACGATGCAGGAGCACGGGTGCTCGATGCGCAAGGCCGCCTTCGTGCTGGCGATCCAACGCGTGAAAGAAGCGACGGATCTGCGCGGTCTTGGATGA